TTTTTCtatcgataaacaaagatacCAGTTTCTACTTAAACAAAaagatctcatttttgcgtgcatctgtcctctaatagatgcactGATGATGTCACATcgtgtcatgaacaaaaaagtatGGCACTGACGATTGGTTGTTGCCATGGAACTGGCTGATGTTGCCTAGGTACTGGTGGGTGTTGCTGTTGCACTTGCTGATGTTGCCGTGGTACTTGCAGGTGTTGCCATGGTACTAGTTAGTGTTGCCATGGTACTGATGGGTGTTGCGGTGGTAATGGCTGATGTTGCCATGGTACTGGTTGATGTTGCCGTGGTATTGGCTGATGTCGCCATGGTACTGGCTGATATTGCCGTGGTATTGGCTGATGTCGCCATGGTACTGGCTGATATTGCCGTGGTATTGGCTGATGCTGGCATGGTAGCTGGTGAAATAAAGATCTTTTCAGCTTGATGTTCATTATCTGTCTAAAACACTACTGCTGCTTTTACCTTCAGTGCATGTACTGCCCACTTGCGAATACCCAGCAGCACATTGACAGGAGTAGGAGCCGTATGTATTGACACATGCATAAAGCGACACATTGCCGCACACACCCTTGGTCCTGCATTCATCTTTGTCTATTAGAAACAAGTAAGCTTAGTCACATACTTTTCTACTTGGCATATCAGAAGGGTGTCCTATATTGGTAAGAGAAATAAGTAAACAAGTCACCTATTCTACTAGGCATAAAGAGGGCAAACTGTgtcaaggggaggggaggggctggaaacaaagcatgatgtagtatcacgcatgcgcataccATCGTCACATCTTGATCCTTGGTATCCTTGTGCGCACAAGCATCTGAAACCTTTGCTGGTAAAGCCAACATGGCATGTTGCACCATTCTTGCATGGCGTTGAGAGACATGGATtctgtgcaaaaataaaaaatatcatcTTTACGAGaggttggtggtggtgggggagggTTTGTGAATGTTTTAATAATCACACTTGTCTCTCAATTGACGACCTTTTTCTGGACGTAGCAGTGGTTGGACACTGGGGATGCATGCctctatattttcaaaaatgtaTAAGGACAAGAccaataggggcgtggctgtgtcccccaattttttttttcagtttctgTAGCGTGCCCCCAACTGCtttgaggcctgctacagatctgttttttgttttaagtAAAAGAAAATCATTTTGTACTTGTACATTTTATACTCCCTAGTGGAataagtgtgtgtgtgtgtgggggtgggtgggggggggtgtgAAAAGTTTGGCTTTAGAATGGTacgctattattattattattattattttcttttttcttcattcaACGTATCTAAGATAGTCGCGGATTCAACGAGAAACGCCTACTTCTAAACGATCTGCAAAAAGTAACTGAAAAAGAAAGGCCCGTGCAGTGTCGACTCCTTATAGCCCCATGTTCACGTAAGAGATAAATCTCTCGTTGGACTAGCTTCAGCTCTGTCCCTCTTATCCTTATTTTTATCGACTTGTTATACCTTTTGCATTGCAAATAAGCGGCCACTTTCGAATAAGCGACCAGAACTCTTATTCAACCACCCTCTCAACCCGAACAAACCAACATGAAAAATAAACGAACAAAACAGGGCGCTATAGAACTGCAGTAAGCTCACAGATTTGAATCCACGATACATAAATCCCATTTTGCTTTGCAGCACTGTTTCTTCATCGTTGATAGCGCCGTTCAGCTCACACTGTCTCAGCCCGTTTACTTGTGGCCCCAAGTTGACTGAAAGACATTCATGGTTCGTATAGCACTTTACGCGGCATTCAAACTCCGAGAAGACAGCGTATGTTGCTAAGACTGCGCCGGTCAAGACCTTATCCTCTTGAACAGCCCCAAAATTCGCTTTTCGGCAATCTTCTGTGAAAGGAaaatttttgttacaaaaaagtgaagcgattttaaattatttaaagCGAAAAATAACTCGAAGGTTTAAAAAACTAGGTTTTCTGGAACTGAACACAAACTTTATTCACAAAGTTATCAGCGAATACTTTTGGTAAACGATTCAGATTCAAATACAGCTCACAATATTCGAATCAATAGAGAAAAATAATCCAGTTTCAACAAGGAAAGATTAAAAGTGGTCGCATGTAGTATAGTAAGCGTACAAAATTGCGAATAAACACTACTACGCATGTAGTATAGTAAGCGTACAAAATTGCGAATAAACAGTTACCTGCTAATACTTGTTTTCTTCCAATATTCAAGGCGAAAAACGCGAATATCAACCAAATCCACGTTCTCATGATTATAATATGACAATCTAAACTGCTTTACAGTAGCAATTCCCGTCCCGTTGCGAACAGGCCCTCCAGGACTCTTTGAACGTTACTAACCATATTTCActtaaacaaaacatttctatATTAACAACTACTGAAATTGTTCGCCTTCTTTGATTAAAACTCATTGTGTCCTTTTCGCCTCCCGCTGTAGAGAGTCTATgatcgtttttttaatatcggtCATATTTCGGGTCTTCAGCTGTTCGTCTTTTTCATGAGATGCAAAATTTTCCCATTCAGAAAATCTAATTACTAAATTAAATTTACTAAATTcatttaatgtaataaaaactTTAGGGTTTGACATATTAGGGtttgattttgttttgaaaattatatATCTATATCAAGGATTCTAATTTTTGGCTTTTATTGAATCTTCATAACTCTTTTTTGTACTGTGTTAATCCATTCTAACCTTAACAACAATTCGTGTGGCTTATGGGagcataaacaatattaattaataaaatatttcaatattgCACAATGGAATGCAAAGCCAGATTATAATAtgaaatgaatagaaaaactacagacaaatGCAGAATTAACTAGGCGGTATGCGTAGCCGTGGTATCTGTTATCATCACAAGATTTAAAATGTTTGTGATGTCAACATGGTATGAAGAGCTGCCACTCCAAACGTCAGGAAATTATTCTattttcacagaggcgtaaaACATGCTATTTCACTTGTGTTGGTTTATATACAAGATTATTATCGTCAAAGTTTATACCAAACTCTCTTCTGGATACTTAGTAACGCTCTGTGTAAACAGCGCGAAAACCAGCAAACTCGAAAACAGCCACCATTTGCAACCTCGTTCCAAGGGCCTTCTTCTTTTCCAGTTCTTTCAccctcgcccccccccccctttttccatatgatacctatgactgcgtaCCCACTTAGAAAAACCAGGGTATGCCTTTGATGTTGGCGATGTTTGTACACCGTGTTGGGAGATGCTACGAGGAAGTTCGCAATCATTCCCCTTGTGGTCAGAGGAGCGAGCCGGTGCCACTGTTATTTGCACGGGTCTTTTAATATATGAAATATCCCATAATCGATACCGAGTGACCCCATAGCCTAGGCCGAATAGAATTGACTATGGCGTGTTTGAGGTGTGCAGATCTCGAAGACGTCGAAGGGGGAAGCGAACTTTTCAGGGATCTTTTTCGTAGCGTCTATAATACATCCCTACCACTTTCTTTTTGAAAAGTGCGTAAAAGTTTCCAAACGTACCAAAACCTTGGCTTCTCACGTGGTGGAGGTAGAATGAGGCCCTTGGTCTATCTTGATCGGCCTTGTGTTTATAAACCAGCCTGAAGACTAACACTGGAAGTGCGGTACCACGTGAGCTTGAAGGGGATACGTCGCCATCTACAGAAGGAGATTCACCCTGAAGATGACTCTTCTCCTGCGAACCATCTCGTTCAGCAATTATCCTCCGCCGCTGCCTCCTAGAGTGTGTCCATGTGTTTTCCCAAGCAGTGCATGTTGCAATAAGGAGGATTGAGTCTGGAAATTTTTCAATGCATTCGACTTTGCTGCTTGGAAAACGCTCCGGATTATCCAAAGTAGAATCAGAGGATGTTAAAACCTCATTTAAAAGTCCATCTTTATCTTGAAGTTCTTTCGATGTAATTTCCGTTTTCTCGACCTCATAGTGAACCTTAAGGTCTTCCGTCAAGAACCGCAGTACATCTCTTAACAGATCATCCTCAGAAGTAAAATCAGGAGAGTCCTTACCTACAGCTAAAGGCACATCAAACGAACATTGCTCAAGCTTCCTTGCCCTCGTCTCACCACACGACGTTGTCAACAATGCAATGATACCTTTGGTGTCTCGAAAGTATTCCAGAGGGCAAATCCTCTTGCAAACCTCTCTCGCAGTCATCATGTACTTGATTAAGTCCTTTAGAGCCATAGTGCTTAAACTGCGAGTCACATTGTGTGATAACTCAAATGGGTCTTGTACACAAAAGTCGGTCAAATCGAATTCCACGATCTTTGGCAATGACATGGCGTTGTCACCTTTTGTGCGACTCCTCATT
The sequence above is a segment of the Nematostella vectensis chromosome 2, jaNemVect1.1, whole genome shotgun sequence genome. Coding sequences within it:
- the LOC5521762 gene encoding uncharacterized protein LOC5521762 isoform X2, giving the protein MLRHRLEKVESMGDEAQRGSKSVPKPAPKQVYCDVCDVYLSSAALVDTHKNGRKHTNLVKVKADKASVQKKTIFVRGFDKSLITCADLEQLFSQFGEIRNIYIDKEKNCYALVEFETDASVAKVLNQTEPLTLNDKTLKVKPKSSPKKVEKKPDHTNPSSSPVSPGSKKRKRGTSQSELSNFVTSELFKGLNSSNTVEEQISVLMEHLGLSKDDLQLRDLICQLLAGVFQEFFPTCSVMPYGSSANGLGWKGSDLDLCLLLDNNPSEEDLSKDGVKQCADELGIVVKALKDLVPGCAHVVPVFSAKCPVVKFVHQPSGVSCDLTINNRLGMENTKLLRCYLSLDPRVKQLITVARAWARAAGLSRDRGGHLSNYALTLMAVYFLQITSPPVIPSLQCINKWLLLSSSTTPAHENCNCEQAKFIDGWDCSYFDDVTRVSSSENSCDIVQLLTAFFDFYGNRFDYGNCVVNIRTGQHCTKLAIQEELQEVMRSRTKGDNAMSLPKIVEFDLTDFCVQDPFELSHNVTRSLSTMALKDLIKYMMTAREVCKRICPLEYFRDTKGIIALLTTSCGETRARKLEQCSFDVPLAVGKDSPDFTSEDDLLRDVLRFLTEDLKVHYEVEKTEITSKELQDKDGLLNEVLTSSDSTLDNPERFPSSKVECIEKFPDSILLIATCTAWENTWTHSRRQRRRIIAERDGSQEKSHLQGESPSVDGDVSPSSSRGTALPVLVFRLVYKHKADQDRPRASFYLHHVRSQGFEDCRKANFGAVQEDKVLTGAVLATYAVFSEFECRVKCYTNHECLSVNLGPQVNGLRQCELNGAINDEETVLQSKMGFMYRGFKSNPCLSTPCKNGATCHVGFTSKGFRCLCAQGYQGSRCDDDKDECRTKGVCGNVSLYACVNTYGSYSCQCAAGYSQVGSTCTEATMPASANTTAISASTMATSANTTAISASTMATSANTTATSTSTMATSAITTATPISTMATLTSTMATPASTTATSASATATPTST
- the LOC5521762 gene encoding uncharacterized protein LOC5521762 isoform X1, translated to MLRHRLEKVESMGDEAQRGSKSVPKPAPKQVYCDVCDVYLSSAALVDTHKNGRKHTNLVKVKADKASVQKKTIFVRGFDKSLITCADLEQLFSQFGEIRNIYIDKEKNCYALVEFETDASVAKVLNQTEPLTLNDKTLKVKPKSSPKKVEKKPDHTNPSSSPVSPGSKKRKRGTSQSELSNFVTSELFKGLNSSNTVSTKFFIYSQCFGKAVEEQISVLMEHLGLSKDDLQLRDLICQLLAGVFQEFFPTCSVMPYGSSANGLGWKGSDLDLCLLLDNNPSEEDLSKDGVKQCADELGIVVKALKDLVPGCAHVVPVFSAKCPVVKFVHQPSGVSCDLTINNRLGMENTKLLRCYLSLDPRVKQLITVARAWARAAGLSRDRGGHLSNYALTLMAVYFLQITSPPVIPSLQCINKWLLLSSSTTPAHENCNCEQAKFIDGWDCSYFDDVTRVSSSENSCDIVQLLTAFFDFYGNRFDYGNCVVNIRTGQHCTKLAIQEELQEVMRSRTKGDNAMSLPKIVEFDLTDFCVQDPFELSHNVTRSLSTMALKDLIKYMMTAREVCKRICPLEYFRDTKGIIALLTTSCGETRARKLEQCSFDVPLAVGKDSPDFTSEDDLLRDVLRFLTEDLKVHYEVEKTEITSKELQDKDGLLNEVLTSSDSTLDNPERFPSSKVECIEKFPDSILLIATCTAWENTWTHSRRQRRRIIAERDGSQEKSHLQGESPSVDGDVSPSSSRGTALPVLVFRLVYKHKADQDRPRASFYLHHVRSQGFEDCRKANFGAVQEDKVLTGAVLATYAVFSEFECRVKCYTNHECLSVNLGPQVNGLRQCELNGAINDEETVLQSKMGFMYRGFKSNPCLSTPCKNGATCHVGFTSKGFRCLCAQGYQGSRCDDDKDECRTKGVCGNVSLYACVNTYGSYSCQCAAGYSQVGSTCTEATMPASANTTAISASTMATSANTTAISASTMATSANTTATSTSTMATSAITTATPISTMATLTSTMATPASTTATSASATATPTST